The region tttattcCATTAATGGTAGTTTAAAAGAATaggtaaacaaaataaaaaataatataataataataatttaaatagataaaaaataaaggatcattttaaaaaaatttacgTTCATTCTAGTTGTTGTTCTAAGCGTTGCTTGGCAGCGTCATGAAAAGTTGGAACAGCGTGGATCTGGATCATCCGGCCTCCTGCAGTGTCATCTCACTTTCCCAGCGCTGATAGTGAAAGTCAGTTTGGGATTGTTGTTTGTGCTGTGGACTGTTTCAAGATGCAATGATAAAAATCAGATTATGGAAAGAACTTTTATCCCCAccggaaaaataaaaataactaagcAGACACTGAAGGAAATCCTCCCCCAATCCCTGGACAAATTGCTCCCTGCTGTTGCATAACACTTTATAACTGTTTCCtcgtttttatttaaaatttaagttaaaaaataaataaaatgtaacctCAATGTTAAATCTCTGTGCAGATGGAGTTATACTAACCCCGCGAATCAGCCTTCAAGTTAACCTAAACTAAGATTTGCTTGATATTTTTGCCCACAGACACGTGAGTGTTGATCTTCTCATCCAGCTTATTTCTTATAGGATGGAAACCAAAAAGACTTAGAAAGAATGAGGTGATATGTGCACTGTGATAAATGCTGCAGTCTTGATAAACTGTGTAAAAGTACAGGGTGTAAAGTCAGTCTTTAATCGTTTGAATCGAGCTAAGCTGAAAACTAAATTGCTCACTTATGTTGTTAAGGTCTGGGGGCAGCAAATTGAGGGTGCAGAAGTAGTCACGCTTCTTCTTTGATTAAATCCCAAACAGAAGGCAGTGTTGGTTGGGAACCACCAGTTCCCATGATTAAATGGACCCCGAGCCAGCCACAAAGCAACTACAACTTTAATTTGCCCAAAAGCAAATTAAAGAAAGCCTTTGAGAGCACACTGGGGCTGCCAAAAGTCGCTGGGATAAAGATCAGGGTGGGAGAGCGACCCTGGAACGGGGCACGGTTTGGTCCTCcccagagagagagcaggagaaagaaaaacattcggCTCCCATGGAAATTGTTTTTGTAGTGACAGGGAATGTGAGGGGGTGGGAAGTATCAGTCATCATGTTTACGTCAATCCTTACTGTAACCGTGGGACCGTCTGCGAGACGGGTCCGGAGCAAATCCATCTACCGCGGTCTAATGCAGCCCCTCGCTCTCTTAAAGGGTCGATTCACCCAAATAACAGAAGGATGCAGTCGCTCTGAGAAGCTTTTTTTTGTATGGGAAATGTCAGGTCGTTTTGTGCTGACATCCGTGGCTGTCCTCaggataatatatatatatatatatatatttttttttttttttttttttaactgtgattACTCTCTTGAATGATAATTAAATTTGCTAACAGTGAAATACTTGTTAAACATCtctaacaaaaaacagaatgTCTCTCCCGGAGATTTAGGTGCCAtttttcttaatgtttttgtAGGCATCCCTGAGGCTGTTTAACCCCCATTAAAACAATTAGTTTTAAGTTTTTGCAGCTGTGAGCAGCTTCTTTACTTCCTCAATGCATTGCAAAGAGGGACAACGGCGTGTTTTCCACGTTTGTACTCTGTGTTCTCACGGTACGCTTTaattaattctttgtggcacagattcaataaggtgctggaaacattctcagagattttggtccatactgacatgacagcatcacgcAGCTGCTGTAGATTTGTTGGTTGCACATCCACGATgagaatctcctgttccaccacatctcaGAGGTGCTGTGTTGGATCACAGTCTGctgactgtggaggtcattcAAGTACAGGGAACAtgagttttgtgacatggtgcattGTCTTGCTGGAAGCAGCGATGAGAAGATGAGTGCATTGTGGTCACTAAGGGAAGGCGTCAAGGAAACATCCACCCCACCATTGCACCATGATACAAGCCAAGGTGGATCTGTGTCTTCTGCTGTTGTAGCCCAACTGCTttaacattcagagatgctcttctgcatacgtTGGTGTAACaaatggttatttgagttactgtggccttcctatcagctcaaaacaATCTGGCCTCCTTTGACCTCAGACATCAACAAGACATCTTGGCccacagagctgctgctcactgcatactttctctttttcacttTCTGAGAAACTCAGAccagtctggcaccaacaatgATGACACATTCCAAGTCACTCACATCACCATTATTCCACattttgatgctcagtttgaacttaagcaggtcatcttgaccatttAGATATATAATAGATATTTATGTTATAGAGCATTGAACAAGTGTACTTAaagaagtggccagtgagtgcatATGACAGATAATAAACAAAAGAATATTACATCCAGTTTAATGACTTACTAAAATCTAACACCTGCCAAAAGATTATCACAAGCTAACAATAGAGAAATGCTCCTACTTTATATAAATACCaattaaataatgaaataactTGCTGTGAAACCTTGtgtgcaaaacaaacacaactccTCTCAGCTCCATTGTTTTGGGGAAGAGGCAGAAATTAGAAattcactgctacatttctgtgaacCCGACCTTTTCACTTCCTGCCGGTCTCCCATCACGAGTGTGAGTTTCTTGGAGTGAACATGTGAAACCTGACATGCCACTTCTTctgtgggaaaaaaataaaaactgcgtAGCCGGAAAGGCGCCCCTCTCATAAATATAAACATCCCCATCGGTCTCAGCAGACCTCTCGCTGCCGTCCTCTCTGCCTGGCTTGAGTGTCGTCAGAGGAAGACAATGTCTCCTGACCTCTGACACCCATTTAGATCAGAAGAATGACGGGTGGTGCTTTGGAGCAATGCATTTTTTAGgcttaaaacacttttttttcttttgagatGACTTTGAAagcatttgtttttcttgtttttctgacAGGATCTGCCTCGGGTTATCCAGGAGGTAAACGTGTAAAAGGAGATGGTGCGTGTCTGAACCCACAGTGAACCAAGATGGAGCCAATTAAGAGAGATATGGAGCTGCTGAGTAACAGCATGGCGACCTACGCTCACATCAAAGGTAAAATCGTAGCAGGGCTTTAAGTGTGGCTTCCACCATGGAGTTGGGGACAACCTCAAGGGGTTATTAGATGAATCTATAAAACCGCAGGCAGCTTGCTACACCACACTGTATGACTTTACGTAGGTTGTACATGAATATTTCTTTCTAAGCTCCTACACGAGTAACTCTGCATGttacagttcaaagaaatctttATTTAACTTTATACTTTAAACTtcattctgattggctgcctcgTGCAAACAGAAGGGTTTAACAACAGTGGGTGGGGCCTTTGTGCTCACACCTAGAGCCATAATAGTTTGCTTTAATAACGCTCTGCCTGAGGCGGCCATATTAGGGATATCCCTTCTTAGTGACATCACAAagagccaagagtagaaaaTCTGGTGAAAATCAAGCGTTTAGAGTCTGAAACCTGAGTTTTTGGCTCACAGGGTTTACTTTAACATACACTGATCTGAGTATTTGAAACTTTCGCTGTCTTTGATATGAGCATCCACCACTCTAACAGTATAgagatgacagaaaataaagaaaagcttAATAAATCcactttttaatgcttttatttCAGTAAATTAGTTTTTCTTCCCTCTTCTTGTGCAGCCAATCCAGAGAGCTTTGCCCTCTACTTCATGATGGGCGTCTGCTTCGGGCTTTTCATGGCGCTGTGCCTCCTGGTGGCCGGCATCACTTGCAGGGCTCGCCGCCACAGAAAACCACCTCCGTCTCCATCGAGGAGACAGCTCAAGGAGTCcagtgaagaggaggaggatgaggaagaagaggaggagagtgtAGGAGAGGAGAGGGCGGTGGATACGGAGATCCCTAAAGTGACAGTGGGTCCTCTGAGTGACCGCAGCAGCCAGTCTAACGGCACTCTGAGGAGCCTGAACGTTTTCACCTCGGCCGAGGAGCTGGAGAAGGCTCGACGGCTGGAGGAGAGGGAGCGAATCGTCAGGGAGATCTGGAGGAACGGGCAGCCGGACATCCTGGTTACGGGGACCGGGACGATTGGACGAGTTCATTACCACTAAGAGAGACTTGGACTGAGCTTTTAAAAAACCTGTAAGGGACAACCAATGGAGAGAAACGTGCCTTGTATGGAGGCACAAAAATGGACGCAAACTAATCgcaacattaaaaatatatatatattatttaccGATTAAAGAGTTTGCAATAACTTAACTTTTATCATGTAAAATGAAATTTAGAAGAAAATCCACTCTACTCAAAACAAAATACTAGTATTTTTAAAGTCCCTAAATAAATTGCagtattacaaaaataaatatgaataataagAGAGAAAATATGTATGCAAGCTAACCATTTAAAAATTcataaaagttatttttaatcaGCTTTTTTTTCATGCTTGAAGTGTTTCTCAGTCAAGATGTAGTGGCATtatgaaaaattacaaaaacaaacaaacgcacACCAAATTATTTTAGAGGTTTGGGGTTGCATGTTGCGTATCTCCTCatataaatttttttatttcattattttaatttattattatggaAAATCGGACACTTTGGGCCTCCATAAATGTGGACTATCACAGATTTTATGCAcaagtgtttgttttggggggaagGTTGGCTTCATGTGTATTCATCTTTGGAATGTGAATAATTAAAGCTAAACCACTTTTTAATAAACAAATGGTCTTATAGTCACTGTTTTCCAAAATGAAGaataaacaatttttaaaaagaaagaaagaataaatgaagaaaaattgTTAAGAATATGCTGATCTTGCTCTATCTGCACATTTCAAGTTAATAAGTCAAAGCTGATATAAAAACCCAAAATGATGATGgcaaaaaacatttctttatgtgGTAGAAACAAGCTTCCATATCACAATGATGTGAAATAAgggagattaaaaaaacatagtCAGTATAAAAGAAGGCCTCTGATTTTCCCACACATTATGAAGCTTCAATCAGTTTTGGGATCGTCAGTACCCCACAGCATCCACACTATTAGTCACATACAGTAAGCtgttaaaatgctccaaaacactccaacagcacacacacatcgAAGAGTTTATTGATTTAAACTCAGTTATCTAGACAGATGATTGtaagaaaaatacaattaaatccAGTCTATTCATGATTATTATAAAGGAGAAAATCCACAGAGGCTACCAGGCTTTTCAGCTCTGGGGTTGCTTCATGCTAGGCTGTGGCCCCTGTAGTGGGCAATGATGGTACTGCAGGTTGGTCTTGAGAACCCATTAACtacatatatatagatatagatatatttagTGGTACCTTCTGAATTCTTACATGACTATAGGATGAGTCTATGCAGGCTCTTAGTAATCCCAGGTCATGTTAGACTACATCCTTAAGCTAAAGGTATCTGGACTTCTTGGTTTGTGAAGATGTTTTATGTTTAGTCTAAGACGCTTCTTCACTTGTAAAGCAACTGATTGAGACTATTGGAGACTTAGAGACAGTCCCAAGGGTTTTTGACCCACTAGTAATCATATGGGTCGTTACGGGTCACCATCATGCGAGTTGTTGAGATCAGATGGGTCAAGGTTGAAATGGGGGCTGATCTGCCTGGGACTGCATTAAAGGGAACTGATAGCTGGTGTTTTAGGATAAGATGCACATATATATAAGATGAATCAGAAGATAATCCTTTTGGGTTAATTCTAATGAGAATGAACTATAAGTAAAATCAGCCAAAAGTCACTTCTAAAAACGTAGCTTCTCACACACCTCTAAAGAACTCGTCTTTAGACATTCGGAACCTTTCGAGCCCATTTTCCCTGCCTCCCAGTTTGAGCAACAGCACCTTCTCTCTGGTAAAGACGTGTCTGTTTGGAGGTATGAATAAAACCATTTAGCTCAAAAATACTGTAGGTTTTACCAATGCAGATGGTCTCAGAGTGGATCCCAGTAAACTCCCAGGAGATCCGTTCGTTTTTTGCTGGCTGAATTTCTCTCGTGCGCCATGAAAAGGTCGATTATGCTACAGCAGGGGAGTTTGTGTCCCGTGTCTGTCAGCTGTCATGTTTTAAGTGGCACTGCCTGAACTGGAGATTGTTTTAGGATGGGGGGGAAAACTGCTTTCCACAAGCTGGCAACTGGCACTCATTTAGGTCTTTTCTTCATCCTTTTACGTTGATGACATTCAAATCTATTGTCAACTGACTGATGATTTGGCAGCACCACTGAACTCCCTGTACGATTGCCTGAGAGAGGTTAAAGATTGGCCGGCAGAAAATTCTCTcgttttaaatgagaaaaaaactaaagttaTGGTGTTCGACAGCCATATTCCTCGAGACCAGCTTGTTGCTCTGCTGGGGCCCCTTGCTAACTCTCTCTCCGATTCTATGCgtaacctgggtgtctatttGGATAGCTCCTTTAAGCTCGATAAGCAAGTATCATCTGTAGTTAAATCTGGTTTTTTTCAACTGCGCCAGATTTCTAAAGCTAAGCATTATATAGCACACAGGGACCTGGAAAAACTTATCCATgcttttgtgacctccaggttagattattgtaattctctcTACTGTGGTCTCCAAGCCTTCCTCTTTTCGAAGGCTGCAACTCGTTCAGAATGCTGCGGCTCGCCTTCTTACTGGCACTAGAAAATTTGACCCTCTTGTTGATCTGCACTGGTTACCAATCAAATATCGCATTGAGTTTAAAATCTTGCTACTCACTTTTAAAATCCTGAATAACATTGCGCCCAGCTACCTCACTGACCTCCTCAATTGTACATTTCTTGTCATGCATTAAGATCATCAGGTCAATTACTCCTGGCCCAACCTAAGTTTAGACTGAAGACCAGAGGCGATCGTGCCTTTGCTTCAGCTGCACCCAACCTTATTCGAGCCTTGGATTCTATCCACTCCTTAAAAGCATATCTATTTGACTTTGCTTTCCCGACCAGTTAATAcccttttaaatcttttaaattttaaacttttaaatcttttattagattttattaaatgtattattttttattaattttactgctgtttttgtcttcttagcatattttgtatttatctaACTCTCCTGGTCTGTTAGTGCCTCTATCCTGTCTGTGCTTGTGCCCGATTTGTACCCTGTTATTGACCTATGTTGACTCTCCAtattactgtgaagcactttggtgtgccttcgggtttttaaatgtgctatataaataaaattgtattgtattgtaattgtattgtattttacTGATTTTATGAGCATTTCCCATCCATTTCAGGTTTTTATCCTAATACACAGTAAGCAATTTTTTGTGGATGTTTGTGTTAATGGCAGTTTAAAGACATTTTCTTGCTCTGAGGCTGATGCGCAGAGAGAAGGTGGAACCGTTTAATTAGATATTATAAAAACAGCCTACTAAAGTACCTGTTAAAGCTGCAACACAACACTATTGTTTTTTGTCAAAACTTGTATCAAATCATAGCCACAAACGTCACTTTCTTTTTAGTACACATAACTCTCTTATAAATCGATGTATTTTGTGCCCTCGTCTCCATttactgaaaaacatttttaagacAAGATTTCTACTGTCAGGTCTTTTCCTTCTGGTCCTGTCCTAGATCTGTCACTGAGAGCTCCCTTGTCACAAGGGTCAccacaaaaaaatacatttgctcTTTGGTGCGTTCCGTATTTTCACCCTCACTCTTCAGGAGCTGACCCACTGTCACCACTAGATGGCTCCATCTCCTCATTCTTCTCGTTTAGTTGCTGAAAACAATTTACTCTGCAAATTATACTGTGGTGCTAATTTCCAGGCAAAAATAAACAGCACTCAATGAGCTCAGAAATCTTGCATcctaattttaaaattataataaacATATTTAGGCATATTAGGCAAGGCTTAAATTTCCGGTTGAGTGAACGCTGGCGCGACTGGCTGCCGCTACTCACCGGCCGCCACTCACCACTATCGCTAAACGTTAACGCTACTGGACTCTGGACTTCTGTCCTACTCCTGTTTCTAAGGCCCACCGGTGTCCCTACCCGGCTGTTCCTGTCCATGATGTGGCCTTTCAGGATCTATGTACTCTCAGCGTGGGTCTGGATCCTTATGTCATCGATCTACCGACTCGGCACTGGACTTCATCAATATACAGCTgatgagctcctccggctccgCTTCTCTTTAGCTGCTCCGCCgctggctgctcttcatttcCACACGGACATTGCCTTCCTCCCTCGTCGAAAGTACGTACATCGAGGCTCCCGTCGGTATTTCCATCAGGATAATTCCAAACCAATTCAGTCCTTCTGGTCCACCTCTGGTCGCTCTCAACGGAACCCCTGCAGGTCTATTGACCACAATGTTCTGACTGGTCTGCCTAGGTCGGCTAACACTCTCATCCAGTCCGACAGTATTTCTGTCAACTTCGGCCTGCTTAATATCCGTTCGCTTACGAACAAAGGACATCTCATCCAGGATCTCCTAACAGACCGTAAGTTTGACTTTTTCTGCTTGACTGAGACATGGCAACAGCCCAATGACTTTTCGCAACTCAACGACTCCACCCCCCCGGGGTTTGTTTACACCTGCCAACCTCGCGAGTCCGGCCGTGGTGGTGGCCTCGCGATAATCTATCGCGAGAACTGGAAAGTGTCGCCGCTGTCCGCCCCTACTTACAGCTCTTTTGAATCTGTTGTTTGTCAACTTTCAGGACCTACCCCAACTGTAATAGCTGTCATCTACCGCCCCCCAAaatttaattctgttttcatcagtGACTTTGCCGATCTGCTGACCAATCTAGCTACTGTCTCCCCTAATATAATATTGCTGGGTGACTTTAACGTTCACGTGGATAACTGCGACCATCCTCTTACCAAGGACCTTCTATCCTGCCTTGATAGTTTCAGCCTTAAACAATACATAAACTTCCCTACCCACATTAAGGGCCACACTTTGGACCTAGTCTGCTGTTCTGGACTTACCCCCTCCATCTGTACAGCTGACGAACTGCTAATTTCGGATCATCTACTTCTCTCCTTTAATGTTCACATGACCCTCTCTGTAATTAACAATCCCCGTATTATCTCTTTCCGGAATATCAAGAATATAAATCTTGATATCCTTTCCTCTGCTTTTTCTAGCTGCTTGTCTTCTAACAACTTAGCTATTCAAGAGGACCTGGTACTTTTTTATAATCATAGCCTTAgtagtattttaaattccctggcTCCACAAAAAACCAGAACTGTACTTTTTTCTCGCTCTGCACCCTGGTACACCCCTGAACTCCGGCTACTGAAAGCTAAAGGCCGACAGCTTGAACGTCTCTATAAGAAAACTGGCCTTACTATTCATAAGGATATGTTTAATAACCACGTTCTGTTTTACCAGGAATGTATTAGTCAAACCAAATCTGCTTATTACTCTGCTATTGTCTGCTCAAGTAAGAACTCTACCAAGACCCTTTTCTCACTATTCAACTCTTTTAACAGGCCACCTGATTCTCTCCCTGCTCATCTCTATTCATCTAACTTCTGTGATGCTCTAATGCTATTCTTTATTGATAAAATTCATAAAATACACTTAGACCTGGACCCTAATGCTCAATGTAGCTTCTCTGTCCTAACTTCTCCCCCttctcacttcctctctgtttttcaactTCCATCCTTAGTTGATATTGCTGATCTCATCCATAAATCAAAGCCTTCTACCTGCCAGCTCGATCCTATCCCCACTGTCCTCGTCAAAGCCTGCTTACTCCCTCTCCTTCCCCTCATATCTGCTATTATTCACTCTTCACTCACCACTGGAACTGTTCCTGCTTCCTTCAAAGTTGCTGCTATTACCCCAATTCTGAAAAAAACTGGTCTAGATcccaacaactttaataattttCGTCCTATCTCCAATCTACCATTTctctcaaaa is a window of Maylandia zebra isolate NMK-2024a linkage group LG22, Mzebra_GT3a, whole genome shotgun sequence DNA encoding:
- the eva1bb gene encoding eva-1 homolog Bb, whose product is MEPIKRDMELLSNSMATYAHIKANPESFALYFMMGVCFGLFMALCLLVAGITCRARRHRKPPPSPSRRQLKESSEEEEDEEEEEESVGEERAVDTEIPKVTVGPLSDRSSQSNGTLRSLNVFTSAEELEKARRLEERERIVREIWRNGQPDILVTGTGTIGRVHYH